In a genomic window of Bradyrhizobium ontarionense:
- a CDS encoding type 1 glutamine amidotransferase codes for MLRLLVLEGNSLAGRRRWAEIAGVTPSESYADVLRALAPGAVVDIATPADADAALPQPLDAYQGVVITGSALNIYLREPESLRQIELVRTIYAEGVPMFGSCWGLQLATVAAGGEVSLNPAGREVGFARKIALTEAGRAHPMHAARTTMFDAPAIHSDIVTKLPPDAVVTARNAMSEVQAAEIRSGRGRFWGVQYHPEFSLQDIAWVIRRIGQPLVDEGFFADLAELERYAVDLATLHRDRARRDILWRLGLDQDVANDERRQAEISNWIASLDRR; via the coding sequence GTGCTGAGACTGCTCGTCCTCGAAGGCAATTCGCTGGCCGGCCGTCGCCGCTGGGCGGAGATCGCGGGTGTTACTCCGTCGGAAAGCTATGCCGACGTGCTGCGCGCGCTGGCGCCGGGCGCCGTGGTCGACATTGCCACCCCAGCCGATGCCGATGCGGCCTTGCCGCAGCCGCTCGACGCTTATCAAGGCGTCGTCATCACGGGCTCCGCGCTCAACATCTATCTGCGTGAGCCGGAATCGCTGCGTCAGATCGAGCTGGTGCGCACGATCTATGCCGAGGGCGTGCCGATGTTCGGCTCATGCTGGGGACTGCAGCTCGCTACCGTTGCGGCCGGCGGCGAGGTGTCCCTCAATCCGGCGGGACGTGAGGTCGGCTTCGCGCGAAAGATCGCCCTGACCGAGGCGGGCCGCGCCCATCCGATGCATGCGGCGCGAACCACAATGTTCGATGCGCCGGCCATTCACAGCGACATCGTCACAAAGCTGCCGCCGGATGCGGTGGTGACCGCGCGCAACGCCATGAGCGAGGTGCAGGCCGCCGAGATCAGGAGCGGCCGCGGCCGGTTCTGGGGTGTGCAGTACCACCCCGAGTTCAGCCTGCAGGATATCGCCTGGGTGATCAGGCGCATCGGACAGCCGCTGGTCGATGAAGGCTTCTTTGCTGATCTCGCCGAACTTGAGCGTTACGCCGTGGATCTCGCGACGCTGCATCGCGACCGCGCCCGACGCGACATTCTCTGGCGCCTCGGGCTCGATCAGGACGTGGCGAATGACGAACGGCGCCAGGCCGAGATCAGCAACTGGATTGCCTCGCTCGACCGGCGCTGA
- a CDS encoding dienelactone hydrolase family protein, producing the protein MHGSGLVAALLIALFMLTQGAAAQTPDEHVTFGAAPYVLGRLQQRLALERGEMAVATSQAVDGYLSKPEGTGPFAAIVYLHGCNGLSERTRRYFAGVLTGWGYVVLAVDSFGSRGIAQACDRPMPDCQADAWGALAYLSSLPFVDRARIGVVGSSQGGIVTMRFASTHDVKIYDVPDDLTFKVAVAYYPICGVATPWLAVPTLILIGDKDDWSPATNCEQWLSQRPDKGDAVRLQVYPGAYHAFDFPGLKYGLSSFGHWLQYDADAAARSTAEMHDFLAAHLGK; encoded by the coding sequence ATGCATGGCTCCGGACTCGTTGCTGCACTGCTGATCGCCCTTTTCATGCTGACGCAAGGCGCGGCAGCCCAGACCCCCGATGAGCATGTCACCTTCGGCGCCGCGCCCTACGTCCTTGGGCGGCTTCAGCAGCGTCTCGCGCTCGAGCGTGGCGAGATGGCGGTGGCGACCAGCCAGGCGGTCGACGGCTATCTGTCGAAGCCGGAAGGCACGGGTCCGTTCGCAGCCATTGTGTATCTGCACGGATGCAACGGGCTCAGCGAACGCACCCGTCGCTATTTTGCCGGCGTGTTGACGGGCTGGGGCTATGTCGTGCTTGCCGTCGACAGTTTCGGCTCGCGCGGCATCGCACAGGCCTGCGACCGCCCGATGCCCGACTGCCAGGCCGACGCCTGGGGTGCGTTGGCGTATCTGTCATCGCTGCCGTTCGTGGACCGGGCGCGCATCGGCGTCGTCGGCTCGTCGCAGGGCGGCATCGTCACGATGCGGTTCGCCTCGACGCATGACGTCAAGATCTACGACGTGCCGGATGATCTCACCTTCAAAGTCGCGGTCGCCTACTATCCGATTTGCGGCGTCGCGACGCCCTGGCTCGCGGTGCCCACGCTGATCCTGATCGGCGACAAGGATGATTGGTCGCCCGCGACGAACTGCGAGCAATGGCTGTCGCAGCGCCCTGACAAGGGGGATGCCGTCAGGCTGCAAGTCTATCCCGGCGCCTACCACGCCTTTGATTTTCCCGGGCTCAAATATGGCCTGTCGAGCTTCGGCCATTGGCTGCAATACGATGCCGACGCAGCCGCGCGCTCGACCGCCGAGATGCACGACTTCCTGGCGGCGCATCTGGGAAAGTGA